From Drosophila nasuta strain 15112-1781.00 unplaced genomic scaffold, ASM2355853v1 ctg16_pilon, whole genome shotgun sequence, a single genomic window includes:
- the LOC132797661 gene encoding uncharacterized protein LOC132797661 — MMSVLEWKNVELFELRSVNSSGLETIKADITAHCCNFTKTINNTLTSSTTVLCDLDGFVHVIFENDNLRTTSFKCPNSQKPVKLCALTTNHLLTLITQDDADIFSFRIEVYDLKNLMKKEKHACCISTELIRSTSAATFLQAEFMGDQNPNAIFAIGIGFEKGDLLLHFGKISSKIVLNFRRHIIGTGSINGIQFEGNSMVSDIKTYNMFVTCLDGIYCLALNDKGSVEFKSVLDTNKNVDNHCSTISQPIGSESFLVAGRDDAIYCFTRDGDGRGPCYAIGGTKKFISWIGHYLIVVVNTSSDSLVICVDVENKLIVFHQRIKNLICVGSGKGRNSYYIITKAEALNIFMLQEHNTATKVQRLLAKSMYDNTLRLLERSGNANSRNTSYVRLKFGNNLLMRGAVSSAVEEFERTIGLIKPYDIISKLLYSRHNNNLNRYLRNLLKTNHNRTVEQIKLHERCFHRESLGLRIQQFWSSRSHFCDFQQLLVHDNPFLSLVNAQSKSENLISIFQNTEEKEILHFFQEHGREFLAMNSSMLLETLKTLVQNCKIQNILPYLIIFSDLDEFCINLLVDFSKEQINSDEGLHYYKLLHYLSLWRDKKISSQTIHKYLKQTPLRLNNTLIICKAFFFKIEPNNPINDDTDQATITCLDKNLKKSKSVAPLLSFPGTKVLYLRNLMVNKLFQNREEAKTDLELIEELRETIQSTHILLSQFTSNPIEFRNSCCDQCRQSLHMPSVYFLCQHSFHMDCIRCNYDTKNCFICDKNIKCNSFINYDKIDSIIPCDIIEEVSNLFASGLVGLKDCKNVSDKVNDKIYNCDPFINNFKNNYKNPFEENYDSNFNCF, encoded by the coding sequence atgatgaGTGTGTTGGAGTGGAAAAACGTCGAACTCTTCGAGTTAAGATCTGTAAATTCAAGTGGATTGGAAACAATAAAAGCCGATATTACTGCTCACTGTTGCAATTTTACcaaaactattaataataCCTTAACAAGCAGCACGACTGTACTTTGTGATTTGGATGGATTTGTACATGTTATATTCGAAAATGATAATCTCAGAACTACAAGCTTTAAATGCCCTAACAGTCAAAAACCAGTTAAATTGTGCGCATTAACGACAAACCATCTACTTACTCTCATAACACAAGATGATGCAGACATTTTTTCCTTTCGCATAGAAGTATACGATCTGAAGAATTTGATGAAGAAGGAAAAACATGCATGTTGTATTTCAACAGAACTCATCAGATCAACGAGTGCGGCAACATTTCTTCAAGCAGAGTTCATGGGAGATCAAAATCCAAATGCGATATTTGCAATCGGTATTGGGTTTGAAAAAGGAGATCTATTACTTCATTTCGGAAAAATCAGTAGTAAAATTGTGCTCAACTTTCGAAGACATATTATTGGAACAGGCTCAATAAATGGCATACAATTTGAGGGAAATTCTATGGTATCAGACATAAAAACATACAATATGTTTGTAACCTGCCTTGATGGTATATATTGCCTTGCATTAAATGATAAGGGCTCTGTAGAGTTCAAAAGCGTTTTGGATACGAACAAGAATGTTGACAATCATTGTTCAACAATATCACAACCGATTGGATCCGAATCTTTTCTCGTCGCTGGCCGAGATGATGCCATATACTGTTTTACTCGCGATGGAGATGGTCGAGGACCCTGCTACGCCATTGGTGGAACGAAGAAGTTTATTTCTTGGATAGGACACTATCTTATCGTTGTGGTGAATACTTCTAGCGATTCCCTCGTAATTTGCGTCGATGTAGAAAATAAGTTAATTGTGTTTCACCAAAGAATcaagaatttaatttgtgttggCAGTGGCAAAGGAAGAAATTCATATTATATCATAACTAAGGCGGAAGCATTGAACATATTCATGTTGCAAGAGCACAATACTGCAACTAAAGTTCAACGTCTGCTTGCCAAAAGTATGTATGATAATACACTTCGATTACTAGAAAGATCAGGAAATGCCAACTCTCGGAATACGTCGTACGTGCGATTGAAATTCGGCAATAATTTATTGATGAGAGGCGCAGTAAGCTCGGCTGTTGAGGAATTTGAGCGTACTATTGGTCTGATCAAACCATATGACATTATTTCTAAACTACTATATTCCAGACACAACAATAATCTTAATCGATATTTACGTAATTTACTAAAAACTAATCATAATCGGACAGTCgagcaaataaaattgcatgAAAGATGTTTTCATCGTGAATCACTTGGTTTAAGAATTCAGCAGTTTTGGTCTTCTCGATCGCACTTTTGTGATTTTCAGCAACTATTAGTTCACGACAACCCTTTCTTAAGTCTTGTAAATGCGCAAAGTAAGTCAGAGAACttgatttcgatttttcaAAACACTGAAGAAAAGgaaatattacatttctttCAAGAGCATGGGCGAGAATTTCTTGCAATGAATTCTTCAATGCTTTTGGAGACTCTTAAAACGTTAGTGCAaaactgtaaaattcaaaatatacttcCGTATCTAATAATTTTTTCCGACCTTGACGAGTTTTGTATAAACTTATTAGTTGATTTTTCGAAAGAACAAATAAATAGTGACGAAGGACTACATTATTATAAACTTCTTCATTATCTAAGTCTTTGGCGCGATAAAAAAATATCGTCTCAAACAATTCATAAGTACTTAAAACAAACGCCACTGagattaaataatactttaataatatgtaaggcgtttttttttaaaattgaaccTAACAATCCTATTAATGATGACACAGATCAAGCAACTATAACTTGTcttgataaaaatttaaaaaaaagtaaaagtgttGCACCTTTGTTGTCCTTTCCTGGCACCAAGGTGTTATATTTGAGAAATTTAATGGTGAATAAACTTTTTCAAAATAGGGAAGAGGCTAAAACTGACCTTGAATTAATTGAAGAGCTTCGTGAGACAATACAATCAACTCATATTCTATTGTCCCAATTTACTTCTAATCCAATAGAATTTCGTAATAGCTGCTGTGATCAATGTCGTCAATCGTTGCATATGCCCTCTGTCTATTTTTTATGCCAGCATTCATTTCACATGGACTGCATCCGCTGTAATTatgatacaaaaaattgttttatttgtgacaaaaatattaaatgcaattcatttataaattacGATAAAATTGACAGTATTATACCCTGCGATATAATTGAAGAAGTTTCCAATTTGTTTGCATCAGGATTAGTTGGTTTAAAAGATTGTAAAAATGTTTCTGATAAAGTtaatgataaaatatataattgcgatccatttattaataactttaaGAACAATTATAAAAACCCATTTGAAGAAAATTAtgattcaaattttaattgtttttaa